In a single window of the Anguilla rostrata isolate EN2019 chromosome 6, ASM1855537v3, whole genome shotgun sequence genome:
- the LOC135257212 gene encoding synaptotagmin-14-like isoform X2 has translation MAFFRSFQQSLPSVSSILDSVSTAVDDLASAVGDATYTVSDQLVEQVSTIMNKAQTEEEEKEEESAGRAKEASGRTGGRRAEEDRSRDHGTRPARSAEASAKSDRYQSPGEGIREEGCRKTNTQKVEEGKAKAGGRRDMLVEERSSHSSPKGKSRKCRDGSGEDSTSPLHSRAVGGRSQKAQGETTSSSTDRATRKDNLIPNGAAINGDCQRDTPEESPPPYSKPGKDRIGRQTKANVKERMEEEKSQEKEMVFDTAQTPKETGALEEESKSPKSGKEKEDTKKAARARKSQKESSGKNSKICRDGTKKERSRENTGKDGDLWESSSESDSEKTKKPAESVSVCHSQAATRGPDSQSQHSYGWETQQKYSPHSAQCGGYSSEASTEEANCIQRISRGHALEEQRPPPYQDERGGSRRSPRQPADARRGKREPSRRNAPAKRRSHGGGRASDGSDEREPEGRQKGQEEDVPSDSTAVLGPEDMSAHGSALLLSKGYEPEPLAKYGTLDVAFDYDSGEQRLAVTVTAATDIPALRRTGNVSWQVHLVLLPTKQQRAKTGVQKGPCPVFTETFKFTCVESETIGSYAVRFRLYSVRRMRKERVMGEKVFYLTKLNLQGKMSVPVTLDPGCTLKGCGSLRSVSCSEGVSSYRSAGQTSRPEILLGLLYSSTTGRLSVEVIKGSHFRDMAPGKPPTLSDGLFCCLKHLIGGQLYIIPDTYVKLSMMDSMGQEMSKCKTSTCRGRPDPTYKETFAFQVALFQLSEVTLLLSVYCRRGVKRRDRVGWVSLGLNSSGEAETSHWAQMREAEGQQVCRWLTLLDS, from the exons ATGGCGTTCTTCAGGAGCTTCCAGCAGAGCCTGCCTTCTGTCTCCTCCATCCTGGACTCCGTCTCCACTGCGGTGGACGACTTGGCCAGCGCCGTGGGTGACGCCACCTACACTGTGAGCGACCAGCTGGTGGAGCAGGTCAGCACAATCATGAACAAGGCTCaaacggaggaggaggagaaggaggaggagagcgctgGGAGGGCGAAGGAGGCGTCCGGGCGCACAGGAGGACGCAGGGCGGAGGAGGACCGCTCCCGAGACCACGGGACGAGGCCCGCGCGCTCAGCCGAGGCCTCCGCCAAATCAGACCGCTACCAAAGCCCCGGTGAGGGAATTCGGGAGGAGGGGTGCAGGAAGACGAACACACAAAAGGTAGAAGAGGGCAAAGCCAAGGCAGGAGGCAGAAGGGACATGCTAGTGGAAGAGAGGAGTTCGCACTCCAGCCCCAAAGGCAAGTCCCGAAAGTGCAGAGATGGCTCTGGAGAAGACTCCACGTCTCCATTGCACAGCAGAGCGGTGGGAGGGAGGAGTCAGAAAGCTCAAGGTGAGACCACCTCCTCTTCTACAGATAGGGCTACAAGAAAAGACAATCTGATTCCAAACGGAGCGGCAATCAATGGAGACTGCCAGAGAGACACCCCCGAAGAATCCCCGCCCCCTTATTCCAAACCAGGGAAGGACAGGATCGGACGACAGACAAAGGCAAATGTAAAAGAGAGAATGGAAGAGGAGAAGAGTCAGGAGAAAGAGATGGTCTTCGACACTGCACAGACGCCCAAGGAAACTGGAGCGTTGGAGGAGGAGTCAAAGTCTCCCAAATCAGGCAAAGAGAAAGAGGACACAAAGAAGGCGGCTCGAGCCAGAAAGAGTCAGAAAGAGTCCTCAGGAAAAAACTCTAAGATATGCAGAGATGGTACcaagaaagagagaagcagagagaacacTGGTAAAG ATGGGGACTTGTGGGAGTCCTCCTCAGAGAGCGATAGCGAGAAGACAAAGAAGCCGGcggagtctgtgtctgtgtgtcactcACAGGCAGCGACGCGTGGGCCAGACTCCCAGAGCCAGCACAGCTATGGCTGGGAGACCCAGCAGAAATACAGCCCCCATTCTGCACAGTGCGGAGGCTACAGCAGTGAAGCATCCACAGAGGAGG caaACTGCATCCAGAGGATAAGCCGCGGCCACGCGCTGGAGGAGCAGCGTCCGCCCCCCTACCAGGACGAGCGCGGCGGCTCGCGGCGCTCGCCCCGCCAGCCCGCGGACGCGCGGCGTGGCAAGCGGGAGCCGTCTCGCCGGAACGCCCCGGCCAAGCGCCGGTCCCACGGCGGGGGGCGCGCCAGCGACGGCAGCGACGAGCGCGAGCCCGAGGGCCGCCAgaaggggcaggaggaggacgTGCCGAGCGACAGCACCGCCGTTCTCGGCCCGGAG gatATGTCAGCTCATGGGTCAGCCCTGCTTCTCTCCAAAGGTTACGAGCCAGAACCGCTTGCCAAATATGGCACCCTGGATGTGGCCTTCGACTACGACTCGGGAGAGCAGAGGCTGGCGGTCACGGTGACGGCGGCGACGGACATCCCGGCCCTCAGACGCACGGGGAACGTGTCCTGGCAGGTGCATCTCGTCCTGCTGCCCACGAAACAGCAACGGGCCAAGACAGGGGTCCAGAAAGGCCCCTGCCCCGTCTTCACCGAGACCTTCAAGTTCACCTGCGTGGAGTCCGAGACCATCGGCAGCTACGCCGTCCGCTTCCGCCTGTACAGCGTGCGGCGCATGAGGAAGGAGAGGGTGATGGGGGAGAAGGTGTTCTATCTCACCAAACTCAACCTTCAGGGCAAGATGTCTGTGCCTGTTACCCTGGACCCTGGCTGCACACTCAAG GGCTGTGGGTCCCTCAGGAGCGTGTCCTGCAGCGAAGGGGTGTCGTCCTATCGGTCAGCGGGACAGACGTCCAGGCCTGAGATCCTCCTCGGGCTCCTCTACAGTTCCACCACCGGCCGGCTTTCCGTGGAGGTTATCAAGGGAAGCCACTTTAGAGACATGGCCCCTGGCAAACCACCCA CCCTGTCTGATGGGCTGTTCTGTTGCCTGAAACACTTGATAGGAGGGCAGCTATATATAATCCCCG ACACGTACGTGAAGCTCAGCATGATGGACTCAATGGGCCAGGAGATGTCCAAGTGCAAGACGTCCACCTGCCGAGGGCGGCCGGACCCCACGTACAAGGAGACCTTCGCCTTCCAGGTGGCGCTCTTCCAGCTGTCGGAGGTGACGCTCCTGCTGTCGGTGTACTGCCGGCGGGGAGTGAAGCGCAGGGACCGGGTGGGCTGGGTCTCGCTCGGGCTCAACAGCTCCGGCGAGGCGGAGACCTCGCACTGGGCCCAGATGAGGGAGGCCGAGGGACAGCAGGTGTGCCGCTGGCTCACGCTCCTGGACTCCTAG
- the LOC135257212 gene encoding synaptotagmin-14-like isoform X5 has translation MAIDGRERSCGVHELICARKVSPEVLVFLSTIGIFTVLTILLFLYVSSKPSVESAGDLSCLDEYRNNKALQDGDLWESSSESDSEKTKKPAESVSVCHSQAATRGPDSQSQHSYGWETQQKYSPHSAQCGGYSSEASTEEANCIQRISRGHALEEQRPPPYQDERGGSRRSPRQPADARRGKREPSRRNAPAKRRSHGGGRASDGSDEREPEGRQKGQEEDVPSDSTAVLGPEDMSAHGSALLLSKGYEPEPLAKYGTLDVAFDYDSGEQRLAVTVTAATDIPALRRTGNVSWQVHLVLLPTKQQRAKTGVQKGPCPVFTETFKFTCVESETIGSYAVRFRLYSVRRMRKERVMGEKVFYLTKLNLQGKMSVPVTLDPGCTLKQGCGSLRSVSCSEGVSSYRSAGQTSRPEILLGLLYSSTTGRLSVEVIKGSHFRDMAPGKPPTLSDGLFCCLKHLIGGQLYIIPDTYVKLSMMDSMGQEMSKCKTSTCRGRPDPTYKETFAFQVALFQLSEVTLLLSVYCRRGVKRRDRVGWVSLGLNSSGEAETSHWAQMREAEGQQVCRWLTLLDS, from the exons GTAGGGAACGCAGCTGTGGAGTACATGAGCTCATCTGTGCCAGAAAAG tgtccCCAGAAGTGCTAGTGTTCCTGTCGACCATAGGCATCTTCACCGTCTTGACGATTCTCCTGTTTTTATACGTCAGCAGCAAGCCGTCTGTCGAGAGTGCTGGTGACCTGTCCTGTTTAGATGAGTACAGGAACAATAAGGCACTGCAAg ATGGGGACTTGTGGGAGTCCTCCTCAGAGAGCGATAGCGAGAAGACAAAGAAGCCGGcggagtctgtgtctgtgtgtcactcACAGGCAGCGACGCGTGGGCCAGACTCCCAGAGCCAGCACAGCTATGGCTGGGAGACCCAGCAGAAATACAGCCCCCATTCTGCACAGTGCGGAGGCTACAGCAGTGAAGCATCCACAGAGGAGG caaACTGCATCCAGAGGATAAGCCGCGGCCACGCGCTGGAGGAGCAGCGTCCGCCCCCCTACCAGGACGAGCGCGGCGGCTCGCGGCGCTCGCCCCGCCAGCCCGCGGACGCGCGGCGTGGCAAGCGGGAGCCGTCTCGCCGGAACGCCCCGGCCAAGCGCCGGTCCCACGGCGGGGGGCGCGCCAGCGACGGCAGCGACGAGCGCGAGCCCGAGGGCCGCCAgaaggggcaggaggaggacgTGCCGAGCGACAGCACCGCCGTTCTCGGCCCGGAG gatATGTCAGCTCATGGGTCAGCCCTGCTTCTCTCCAAAGGTTACGAGCCAGAACCGCTTGCCAAATATGGCACCCTGGATGTGGCCTTCGACTACGACTCGGGAGAGCAGAGGCTGGCGGTCACGGTGACGGCGGCGACGGACATCCCGGCCCTCAGACGCACGGGGAACGTGTCCTGGCAGGTGCATCTCGTCCTGCTGCCCACGAAACAGCAACGGGCCAAGACAGGGGTCCAGAAAGGCCCCTGCCCCGTCTTCACCGAGACCTTCAAGTTCACCTGCGTGGAGTCCGAGACCATCGGCAGCTACGCCGTCCGCTTCCGCCTGTACAGCGTGCGGCGCATGAGGAAGGAGAGGGTGATGGGGGAGAAGGTGTTCTATCTCACCAAACTCAACCTTCAGGGCAAGATGTCTGTGCCTGTTACCCTGGACCCTGGCTGCACACTCAAG CAGGGCTGTGGGTCCCTCAGGAGCGTGTCCTGCAGCGAAGGGGTGTCGTCCTATCGGTCAGCGGGACAGACGTCCAGGCCTGAGATCCTCCTCGGGCTCCTCTACAGTTCCACCACCGGCCGGCTTTCCGTGGAGGTTATCAAGGGAAGCCACTTTAGAGACATGGCCCCTGGCAAACCACCCA CCCTGTCTGATGGGCTGTTCTGTTGCCTGAAACACTTGATAGGAGGGCAGCTATATATAATCCCCG ACACGTACGTGAAGCTCAGCATGATGGACTCAATGGGCCAGGAGATGTCCAAGTGCAAGACGTCCACCTGCCGAGGGCGGCCGGACCCCACGTACAAGGAGACCTTCGCCTTCCAGGTGGCGCTCTTCCAGCTGTCGGAGGTGACGCTCCTGCTGTCGGTGTACTGCCGGCGGGGAGTGAAGCGCAGGGACCGGGTGGGCTGGGTCTCGCTCGGGCTCAACAGCTCCGGCGAGGCGGAGACCTCGCACTGGGCCCAGATGAGGGAGGCCGAGGGACAGCAGGTGTGCCGCTGGCTCACGCTCCTGGACTCCTAG
- the LOC135257212 gene encoding synaptotagmin-14-like isoform X4 encodes MAFFRSFQQSLPSVSSILDSVSTAVDDLASAVGDATYTVSDQLVEQVSTIMNKAQTEEEEKEEESAGRAKEASGRTGGRRAEEDRSRDHGTRPARSAEASAKSDRYQSPGEGIREEGCRKTNTQKVEEGKAKAGGRRDMLVEERSSHSSPKGKSRKCRDGSGEDSTSPLHSRAVGGRSQKAQGETTSSSTDRATRKDNLIPNGAAINGDCQRDTPEESPPPYSKPGKDRIGRQTKANVKERMEEEKSQEKEMVFDTAQTPKETGALEEESKSPKSGKEKEDTKKAARARKSQKESSGKNSKICRDGTKKERSRENTGKDGDLWESSSESDSEKTKKPAESVSVCHSQAATRGPDSQSQHSYGWETQQKYSPHSAQCGGYSSEASTEEANCIQRISRGHALEEQRPPPYQDERGGSRRSPRQPADARRGKREPSRRNAPAKRRSHGGGRASDGSDEREPEGRQKGQEEDVPSDSTAVLGPEDMSAHGSALLLSKGYEPEPLAKYGTLDVAFDYDSGEQRLAVTVTAATDIPALRRTGNVSWQVHLVLLPTKQQRAKTGVQKGPCPVFTETFKFTCVESETIGSYAVRFRLYSVRRMRKERVMGEKVFYLTKLNLQGKMSVPVTLDPGCTLKGCGSLRSVSCSEGVSSYRSAGQTSRPEILLGLLYSSTTGRLSVEVIKGSHFRDMAPGKPPNTYVKLSMMDSMGQEMSKCKTSTCRGRPDPTYKETFAFQVALFQLSEVTLLLSVYCRRGVKRRDRVGWVSLGLNSSGEAETSHWAQMREAEGQQVCRWLTLLDS; translated from the exons ATGGCGTTCTTCAGGAGCTTCCAGCAGAGCCTGCCTTCTGTCTCCTCCATCCTGGACTCCGTCTCCACTGCGGTGGACGACTTGGCCAGCGCCGTGGGTGACGCCACCTACACTGTGAGCGACCAGCTGGTGGAGCAGGTCAGCACAATCATGAACAAGGCTCaaacggaggaggaggagaaggaggaggagagcgctgGGAGGGCGAAGGAGGCGTCCGGGCGCACAGGAGGACGCAGGGCGGAGGAGGACCGCTCCCGAGACCACGGGACGAGGCCCGCGCGCTCAGCCGAGGCCTCCGCCAAATCAGACCGCTACCAAAGCCCCGGTGAGGGAATTCGGGAGGAGGGGTGCAGGAAGACGAACACACAAAAGGTAGAAGAGGGCAAAGCCAAGGCAGGAGGCAGAAGGGACATGCTAGTGGAAGAGAGGAGTTCGCACTCCAGCCCCAAAGGCAAGTCCCGAAAGTGCAGAGATGGCTCTGGAGAAGACTCCACGTCTCCATTGCACAGCAGAGCGGTGGGAGGGAGGAGTCAGAAAGCTCAAGGTGAGACCACCTCCTCTTCTACAGATAGGGCTACAAGAAAAGACAATCTGATTCCAAACGGAGCGGCAATCAATGGAGACTGCCAGAGAGACACCCCCGAAGAATCCCCGCCCCCTTATTCCAAACCAGGGAAGGACAGGATCGGACGACAGACAAAGGCAAATGTAAAAGAGAGAATGGAAGAGGAGAAGAGTCAGGAGAAAGAGATGGTCTTCGACACTGCACAGACGCCCAAGGAAACTGGAGCGTTGGAGGAGGAGTCAAAGTCTCCCAAATCAGGCAAAGAGAAAGAGGACACAAAGAAGGCGGCTCGAGCCAGAAAGAGTCAGAAAGAGTCCTCAGGAAAAAACTCTAAGATATGCAGAGATGGTACcaagaaagagagaagcagagagaacacTGGTAAAG ATGGGGACTTGTGGGAGTCCTCCTCAGAGAGCGATAGCGAGAAGACAAAGAAGCCGGcggagtctgtgtctgtgtgtcactcACAGGCAGCGACGCGTGGGCCAGACTCCCAGAGCCAGCACAGCTATGGCTGGGAGACCCAGCAGAAATACAGCCCCCATTCTGCACAGTGCGGAGGCTACAGCAGTGAAGCATCCACAGAGGAGG caaACTGCATCCAGAGGATAAGCCGCGGCCACGCGCTGGAGGAGCAGCGTCCGCCCCCCTACCAGGACGAGCGCGGCGGCTCGCGGCGCTCGCCCCGCCAGCCCGCGGACGCGCGGCGTGGCAAGCGGGAGCCGTCTCGCCGGAACGCCCCGGCCAAGCGCCGGTCCCACGGCGGGGGGCGCGCCAGCGACGGCAGCGACGAGCGCGAGCCCGAGGGCCGCCAgaaggggcaggaggaggacgTGCCGAGCGACAGCACCGCCGTTCTCGGCCCGGAG gatATGTCAGCTCATGGGTCAGCCCTGCTTCTCTCCAAAGGTTACGAGCCAGAACCGCTTGCCAAATATGGCACCCTGGATGTGGCCTTCGACTACGACTCGGGAGAGCAGAGGCTGGCGGTCACGGTGACGGCGGCGACGGACATCCCGGCCCTCAGACGCACGGGGAACGTGTCCTGGCAGGTGCATCTCGTCCTGCTGCCCACGAAACAGCAACGGGCCAAGACAGGGGTCCAGAAAGGCCCCTGCCCCGTCTTCACCGAGACCTTCAAGTTCACCTGCGTGGAGTCCGAGACCATCGGCAGCTACGCCGTCCGCTTCCGCCTGTACAGCGTGCGGCGCATGAGGAAGGAGAGGGTGATGGGGGAGAAGGTGTTCTATCTCACCAAACTCAACCTTCAGGGCAAGATGTCTGTGCCTGTTACCCTGGACCCTGGCTGCACACTCAAG GGCTGTGGGTCCCTCAGGAGCGTGTCCTGCAGCGAAGGGGTGTCGTCCTATCGGTCAGCGGGACAGACGTCCAGGCCTGAGATCCTCCTCGGGCTCCTCTACAGTTCCACCACCGGCCGGCTTTCCGTGGAGGTTATCAAGGGAAGCCACTTTAGAGACATGGCCCCTGGCAAACCACCCA ACACGTACGTGAAGCTCAGCATGATGGACTCAATGGGCCAGGAGATGTCCAAGTGCAAGACGTCCACCTGCCGAGGGCGGCCGGACCCCACGTACAAGGAGACCTTCGCCTTCCAGGTGGCGCTCTTCCAGCTGTCGGAGGTGACGCTCCTGCTGTCGGTGTACTGCCGGCGGGGAGTGAAGCGCAGGGACCGGGTGGGCTGGGTCTCGCTCGGGCTCAACAGCTCCGGCGAGGCGGAGACCTCGCACTGGGCCCAGATGAGGGAGGCCGAGGGACAGCAGGTGTGCCGCTGGCTCACGCTCCTGGACTCCTAG
- the LOC135257212 gene encoding synaptotagmin-14-like isoform X1 gives MAFFRSFQQSLPSVSSILDSVSTAVDDLASAVGDATYTVSDQLVEQVSTIMNKAQTEEEEKEEESAGRAKEASGRTGGRRAEEDRSRDHGTRPARSAEASAKSDRYQSPGEGIREEGCRKTNTQKVEEGKAKAGGRRDMLVEERSSHSSPKGKSRKCRDGSGEDSTSPLHSRAVGGRSQKAQGETTSSSTDRATRKDNLIPNGAAINGDCQRDTPEESPPPYSKPGKDRIGRQTKANVKERMEEEKSQEKEMVFDTAQTPKETGALEEESKSPKSGKEKEDTKKAARARKSQKESSGKNSKICRDGTKKERSRENTGKDGDLWESSSESDSEKTKKPAESVSVCHSQAATRGPDSQSQHSYGWETQQKYSPHSAQCGGYSSEASTEEANCIQRISRGHALEEQRPPPYQDERGGSRRSPRQPADARRGKREPSRRNAPAKRRSHGGGRASDGSDEREPEGRQKGQEEDVPSDSTAVLGPEDMSAHGSALLLSKGYEPEPLAKYGTLDVAFDYDSGEQRLAVTVTAATDIPALRRTGNVSWQVHLVLLPTKQQRAKTGVQKGPCPVFTETFKFTCVESETIGSYAVRFRLYSVRRMRKERVMGEKVFYLTKLNLQGKMSVPVTLDPGCTLKQGCGSLRSVSCSEGVSSYRSAGQTSRPEILLGLLYSSTTGRLSVEVIKGSHFRDMAPGKPPTLSDGLFCCLKHLIGGQLYIIPDTYVKLSMMDSMGQEMSKCKTSTCRGRPDPTYKETFAFQVALFQLSEVTLLLSVYCRRGVKRRDRVGWVSLGLNSSGEAETSHWAQMREAEGQQVCRWLTLLDS, from the exons ATGGCGTTCTTCAGGAGCTTCCAGCAGAGCCTGCCTTCTGTCTCCTCCATCCTGGACTCCGTCTCCACTGCGGTGGACGACTTGGCCAGCGCCGTGGGTGACGCCACCTACACTGTGAGCGACCAGCTGGTGGAGCAGGTCAGCACAATCATGAACAAGGCTCaaacggaggaggaggagaaggaggaggagagcgctgGGAGGGCGAAGGAGGCGTCCGGGCGCACAGGAGGACGCAGGGCGGAGGAGGACCGCTCCCGAGACCACGGGACGAGGCCCGCGCGCTCAGCCGAGGCCTCCGCCAAATCAGACCGCTACCAAAGCCCCGGTGAGGGAATTCGGGAGGAGGGGTGCAGGAAGACGAACACACAAAAGGTAGAAGAGGGCAAAGCCAAGGCAGGAGGCAGAAGGGACATGCTAGTGGAAGAGAGGAGTTCGCACTCCAGCCCCAAAGGCAAGTCCCGAAAGTGCAGAGATGGCTCTGGAGAAGACTCCACGTCTCCATTGCACAGCAGAGCGGTGGGAGGGAGGAGTCAGAAAGCTCAAGGTGAGACCACCTCCTCTTCTACAGATAGGGCTACAAGAAAAGACAATCTGATTCCAAACGGAGCGGCAATCAATGGAGACTGCCAGAGAGACACCCCCGAAGAATCCCCGCCCCCTTATTCCAAACCAGGGAAGGACAGGATCGGACGACAGACAAAGGCAAATGTAAAAGAGAGAATGGAAGAGGAGAAGAGTCAGGAGAAAGAGATGGTCTTCGACACTGCACAGACGCCCAAGGAAACTGGAGCGTTGGAGGAGGAGTCAAAGTCTCCCAAATCAGGCAAAGAGAAAGAGGACACAAAGAAGGCGGCTCGAGCCAGAAAGAGTCAGAAAGAGTCCTCAGGAAAAAACTCTAAGATATGCAGAGATGGTACcaagaaagagagaagcagagagaacacTGGTAAAG ATGGGGACTTGTGGGAGTCCTCCTCAGAGAGCGATAGCGAGAAGACAAAGAAGCCGGcggagtctgtgtctgtgtgtcactcACAGGCAGCGACGCGTGGGCCAGACTCCCAGAGCCAGCACAGCTATGGCTGGGAGACCCAGCAGAAATACAGCCCCCATTCTGCACAGTGCGGAGGCTACAGCAGTGAAGCATCCACAGAGGAGG caaACTGCATCCAGAGGATAAGCCGCGGCCACGCGCTGGAGGAGCAGCGTCCGCCCCCCTACCAGGACGAGCGCGGCGGCTCGCGGCGCTCGCCCCGCCAGCCCGCGGACGCGCGGCGTGGCAAGCGGGAGCCGTCTCGCCGGAACGCCCCGGCCAAGCGCCGGTCCCACGGCGGGGGGCGCGCCAGCGACGGCAGCGACGAGCGCGAGCCCGAGGGCCGCCAgaaggggcaggaggaggacgTGCCGAGCGACAGCACCGCCGTTCTCGGCCCGGAG gatATGTCAGCTCATGGGTCAGCCCTGCTTCTCTCCAAAGGTTACGAGCCAGAACCGCTTGCCAAATATGGCACCCTGGATGTGGCCTTCGACTACGACTCGGGAGAGCAGAGGCTGGCGGTCACGGTGACGGCGGCGACGGACATCCCGGCCCTCAGACGCACGGGGAACGTGTCCTGGCAGGTGCATCTCGTCCTGCTGCCCACGAAACAGCAACGGGCCAAGACAGGGGTCCAGAAAGGCCCCTGCCCCGTCTTCACCGAGACCTTCAAGTTCACCTGCGTGGAGTCCGAGACCATCGGCAGCTACGCCGTCCGCTTCCGCCTGTACAGCGTGCGGCGCATGAGGAAGGAGAGGGTGATGGGGGAGAAGGTGTTCTATCTCACCAAACTCAACCTTCAGGGCAAGATGTCTGTGCCTGTTACCCTGGACCCTGGCTGCACACTCAAG CAGGGCTGTGGGTCCCTCAGGAGCGTGTCCTGCAGCGAAGGGGTGTCGTCCTATCGGTCAGCGGGACAGACGTCCAGGCCTGAGATCCTCCTCGGGCTCCTCTACAGTTCCACCACCGGCCGGCTTTCCGTGGAGGTTATCAAGGGAAGCCACTTTAGAGACATGGCCCCTGGCAAACCACCCA CCCTGTCTGATGGGCTGTTCTGTTGCCTGAAACACTTGATAGGAGGGCAGCTATATATAATCCCCG ACACGTACGTGAAGCTCAGCATGATGGACTCAATGGGCCAGGAGATGTCCAAGTGCAAGACGTCCACCTGCCGAGGGCGGCCGGACCCCACGTACAAGGAGACCTTCGCCTTCCAGGTGGCGCTCTTCCAGCTGTCGGAGGTGACGCTCCTGCTGTCGGTGTACTGCCGGCGGGGAGTGAAGCGCAGGGACCGGGTGGGCTGGGTCTCGCTCGGGCTCAACAGCTCCGGCGAGGCGGAGACCTCGCACTGGGCCCAGATGAGGGAGGCCGAGGGACAGCAGGTGTGCCGCTGGCTCACGCTCCTGGACTCCTAG